From Virgibacillus natechei, the proteins below share one genomic window:
- a CDS encoding quinone oxidoreductase family protein, which translates to MKVVQFSEFGGPDVLNVIEQEVPAIGKEEVLIEIKAIGINYADTARRQGSYVVPTELPFIPGAEIAGVVAEVGENVQRVIKGDRVVTLIGSGGYAEYAVVQPDNLIPIPDDVSFEKAVSLPLQGLSAYHILKTMGRLEEGETVLVHAAAGGVGSLAVQLAKLFGAGKVIATASTTEKLTFAEEMGADHLVNYTEEGWEKRVRELTGGKGVDVALEMVGGDIFQKTVKCLAPFGRLVIYGAASGEQAAFYPSTLMRRNQSVVGFFLPQIMNKPTLFQESLEELLLYVTKGKLELTIGGIYPLVDAAEVHRKLQGRETKGKLVLVP; encoded by the coding sequence ATGAAAGTAGTTCAATTCAGTGAGTTTGGTGGACCAGATGTGTTAAACGTAATAGAACAGGAAGTACCAGCTATTGGCAAGGAAGAGGTATTAATTGAAATTAAGGCAATAGGTATAAATTACGCAGATACGGCGAGGCGCCAAGGGTCTTACGTAGTGCCCACGGAGTTGCCTTTTATACCAGGAGCAGAAATTGCTGGGGTTGTAGCTGAAGTTGGTGAGAACGTTCAACGCGTGATAAAAGGAGATCGAGTAGTAACCCTGATTGGTTCTGGCGGTTATGCGGAATATGCAGTAGTGCAACCAGATAATCTTATCCCAATACCGGATGATGTTAGTTTTGAGAAGGCAGTTTCTCTGCCATTACAAGGGTTGAGTGCCTATCATATATTGAAAACAATGGGAAGACTGGAAGAAGGGGAGACCGTTCTTGTGCATGCAGCGGCCGGTGGTGTTGGCTCATTGGCGGTACAACTGGCGAAATTATTTGGTGCAGGAAAGGTGATCGCTACAGCCAGTACAACGGAAAAGTTAACATTTGCAGAGGAAATGGGTGCAGATCACCTTGTCAATTATACGGAAGAGGGATGGGAGAAAAGGGTTCGTGAATTAACCGGTGGAAAAGGCGTGGACGTAGCGCTTGAAATGGTCGGCGGTGACATTTTTCAGAAAACGGTTAAATGCCTAGCTCCTTTTGGACGTCTTGTTATTTATGGAGCTGCAAGTGGAGAACAGGCGGCGTTTTATCCCTCTACTCTAATGAGAAGGAATCAGTCCGTGGTCGGTTTTTTCTTGCCGCAAATTATGAATAAACCAACCTTATTTCAAGAGAGCTTAGAGGAATTGTTGCTTTATGTGACTAAAGGAAAGCTCGAGCTTACTATTGGTGGCATTTATCCATTAGTTGATGCTGCTGAAGTACACCGAAAATTACAGGGGAGGGAAACCAAAGGGAAGCTTGTTCTGGTTCCTTAA
- a CDS encoding 2-phosphosulfolactate phosphatase — translation MKIHLLLKKEEIDSAQMNDDKIAVVFDVLLATSTITASLNYGADRVIPVMDEAEAISEAENYLSEEIALVGEYNGITIDGFMNPAPSTLKGQLKEKTVILSTTNGTVAIRRSAPAKKVYIASLLNGEAVSKRIASTYEDETIVVVCSGSSNQFCMEDFYGAGYFISQLVNESGMTNADLTDSALSAKLFYENLSHYAFQVLSDTRVGKMLKKYNLQEDIELVSQQGVLAIVPRLIDGKTIVLEKEAEASLEKQNLGGK, via the coding sequence GTGAAGATACATCTCTTATTAAAAAAAGAAGAAATAGATTCGGCTCAAATGAATGACGATAAAATTGCAGTTGTTTTTGATGTATTGCTTGCAACTTCTACTATTACGGCAAGCCTGAACTATGGTGCAGACCGTGTCATTCCTGTGATGGATGAAGCAGAAGCTATATCAGAAGCTGAAAATTACTTGTCTGAAGAAATCGCACTTGTAGGGGAATATAACGGAATTACAATCGATGGATTTATGAATCCGGCTCCCTCTACTCTCAAAGGACAGTTGAAGGAAAAAACAGTCATACTCTCAACGACGAATGGAACGGTTGCTATTCGAAGGTCGGCACCAGCGAAAAAAGTATATATCGCTTCTTTATTAAATGGAGAAGCAGTGAGTAAACGAATTGCAAGTACGTACGAAGATGAAACGATAGTGGTTGTATGTTCAGGATCATCCAATCAATTTTGCATGGAAGATTTTTATGGTGCTGGGTATTTCATATCGCAACTCGTTAACGAATCCGGCATGACAAATGCAGATTTAACAGACAGCGCACTATCTGCAAAGCTATTCTATGAAAATTTATCTCATTATGCTTTTCAGGTGCTAAGTGATACAAGAGTAGGGAAGATGCTGAAAAAATATAATCTGCAAGAAGATATAGAACTTGTTAGTCAGCAAGGAGTGTTAGCTATTGTGCCAAGGTTAATAGATGGTAAAACAATCGTCCTTGAAAAGGAAGCTGAAGCGAGTTTAGAAAAGCAGAATTTAGGAGGAAAGTGA
- a CDS encoding phosphotransferase family protein, which produces MKSSYSDTISVRKGEELNNEVLFQFIRENITDIPNGTLEIEQFGAGHSNLTYLLKVGDWEAVLRRPPLGPVAPKAHDMGRESQILSSLHPLYPTAPKPFVFSEDESIVGSPFFIMERRKGIVVDSAFPEDVVYDPSLGRKISEVMVDNLVELHQVDYTKTELVNMTKPDGFMERQVAGWTNRYFRSKTDEISGLDQLTNWLKNNVPVSPEPAIIHYDYKLNNAMFSNDFSKMTGLFDWEMTTVGEPLADLGAALSYWIEAGDPDELKKGLGKPSVTIKDGFFSRAQFLEDYASKSGRDVSKIHFYLTFAYFKLAVICQQIYYRYKKGQTSDQRFARFNEYVESLIHHALNSAKGVIQ; this is translated from the coding sequence ATGAAATCTTCGTATAGTGATACGATAAGTGTTCGAAAAGGGGAAGAGTTAAATAATGAGGTATTATTTCAATTTATCCGAGAAAATATAACGGATATTCCGAATGGGACATTGGAGATTGAACAGTTTGGCGCAGGTCACTCTAATTTAACTTATTTATTGAAAGTAGGGGACTGGGAAGCGGTGTTGCGCCGCCCACCATTAGGGCCAGTAGCGCCAAAAGCGCATGATATGGGACGGGAAAGTCAGATTTTATCAAGTTTACATCCATTATATCCTACTGCACCAAAACCATTTGTTTTTTCGGAGGATGAATCTATAGTAGGGAGTCCGTTTTTTATCATGGAAAGAAGAAAAGGGATAGTGGTAGATTCTGCGTTTCCTGAAGATGTGGTTTACGATCCATCATTAGGCCGAAAAATATCGGAAGTGATGGTTGATAACTTAGTAGAATTACATCAGGTAGATTACACGAAAACAGAATTGGTAAACATGACCAAACCAGATGGATTTATGGAACGTCAAGTAGCGGGATGGACGAACCGTTATTTTCGTTCTAAAACCGATGAGATATCTGGGCTTGATCAATTAACGAATTGGCTTAAGAATAACGTTCCAGTCTCTCCTGAACCAGCAATTATACATTATGATTATAAATTAAATAACGCAATGTTTTCGAATGATTTCAGTAAAATGACAGGTTTGTTTGATTGGGAAATGACCACCGTGGGTGAACCTTTAGCAGACCTCGGGGCAGCATTAAGCTACTGGATTGAAGCAGGCGATCCAGATGAACTAAAAAAGGGACTAGGAAAACCTTCTGTAACGATAAAGGATGGATTCTTCAGTCGAGCCCAATTTCTGGAAGACTATGCGTCGAAAAGTGGTCGTGATGTATCAAAAATTCACTTTTATCTTACGTTTGCATACTTCAAGCTTGCTGTTATTTGTCAGCAGATCTACTACCGTTACAAAAAGGGACAAACAAGTGACCAGCGGTTTGCTAGGTTTAACGAATACGTGGAGAGTCTCATACATCACGCTTTAAATTCTGCCAAAGGTGTGATCCAGTGA
- a CDS encoding TetR/AcrR family transcriptional regulator, whose protein sequence is MKEKITKESILLFEKKGFSTTSIQDIVDVLGVTKGTFYYYFHSKEQLLMDIHYDYITTLLKRQEQILNKDQMSQKDKLTENIRLLIRNIIEEGPSARVFFRELRHLTDENRDKIRQERKKFRLNVEKIVQLGMEQGEFRKSLKPDMVAFGIVGITNWSYNWYQSGGSTSPEELVKIYADMILNGIQN, encoded by the coding sequence ATGAAGGAAAAAATAACGAAAGAGAGTATCTTACTATTTGAAAAAAAGGGTTTCAGTACAACATCAATACAGGATATCGTTGATGTATTAGGTGTCACAAAGGGAACATTTTATTACTATTTTCATAGTAAAGAACAGCTGCTAATGGATATCCACTATGATTACATTACAACGCTATTAAAACGTCAAGAACAAATCCTAAATAAGGATCAGATGTCTCAAAAAGATAAACTTACGGAGAATATACGTTTATTAATCAGAAATATTATAGAGGAAGGACCAAGTGCCCGAGTGTTTTTCCGGGAGTTAAGACATTTAACAGATGAAAATAGGGATAAAATAAGACAAGAACGAAAAAAGTTCCGCCTGAATGTTGAAAAAATTGTGCAACTAGGAATGGAACAAGGAGAATTCAGAAAATCTTTGAAGCCAGACATGGTAGCGTTTGGGATTGTTGGTATAACGAATTGGAGCTACAATTGGTATCAATCAGGTGGAAGTACCTCACCGGAGGAATTGGTAAAAATTTATGCTGATATGATTTTAAACGGTATTCAAAATTAA
- a CDS encoding SDR family oxidoreductase yields MSIKNLFNLEGKTAIVTGGARGLGAQIAEIFAEAGANVVVCSRKYDACKEKSEELKTLGVDSLAFSCDVANQDDIKKIVEGTVEHFGAIDILVNNSGATWGASVVDMPFEAWQKVMNVNVTGTFLMSQAVGKEMIKQQSGKIINIASVAGFGGSDPRYMDTIGYNTSKGAVMTFTKDLAAKWGKYNINVNAIAPGFFPTKMSNGLLEKGGDKILEGTPLNRFGSDEDMKGAALFLATKASDFITGDILTVDGGSHTL; encoded by the coding sequence ATGAGTATAAAAAACTTATTCAATTTAGAAGGTAAAACTGCGATTGTTACAGGCGGAGCACGAGGGTTAGGTGCACAAATTGCGGAAATCTTTGCAGAAGCAGGGGCAAATGTTGTGGTTTGTTCAAGGAAATATGATGCATGTAAAGAAAAAAGCGAAGAACTTAAAACGTTAGGTGTTGACTCATTAGCTTTTAGTTGTGATGTGGCAAATCAGGATGATATAAAAAAAATAGTCGAAGGAACAGTTGAACACTTTGGTGCAATTGATATTCTAGTAAATAATAGTGGAGCTACATGGGGGGCATCGGTGGTTGATATGCCTTTTGAAGCGTGGCAGAAGGTGATGAATGTCAATGTAACAGGAACATTTCTGATGAGCCAGGCTGTTGGCAAAGAAATGATTAAACAACAAAGTGGAAAAATCATTAATATTGCTTCGGTTGCTGGGTTTGGCGGATCAGATCCGAGGTATATGGATACAATCGGCTACAATACAAGTAAAGGTGCAGTCATGACGTTTACAAAAGATCTTGCGGCAAAATGGGGCAAATATAATATCAATGTCAATGCAATTGCTCCAGGGTTTTTCCCGACGAAAATGTCAAATGGATTACTTGAAAAAGGTGGCGATAAAATATTGGAAGGAACGCCATTGAATCGATTTGGTAGTGATGAAGATATGAAAGGTGCAGCACTATTCCTAGCTACGAAGGCATCCGACTTTATAACAGGGGATATTTTGACGGTTGATGGTGGATCACATACTCTTTAA
- a CDS encoding acyl-CoA dehydrogenase — MDFSYSEKVVGLQKKVNDFMEAHIFPNEKVYNEQLNKQESRWSDTPAIMDELKKKAKEEGLWNLFLPESEYGAGLTNQEYAPLCEIMGKSMIGPEVFNCSAPDTGNMEVLARYGSEEQKKQWLEPLLVGEIRSCFSMTEPDVASSDATNIQTSIKRDGDEYVINGRKWWSSGAGDPRCKIAIVMGKTDEAASKHEQQSMILVPLDTPGVKIERMLPVFGYDDAPHGHADILYDNVRVPAENMLWDEGKGFAIAQGRLGPGRIHHCMRLIGAAERALEDLCKRVQTREAFGKKIAEQGVVQEWIADSRINIEQARLLTLKAAYMMDTVGNKEAKAEIAMIKVVAPNMALDVIDKAIQAYGAAGVSNDFTLAYHWANARTLRLADGPDEVHRRQIANLELRKY; from the coding sequence ATGGATTTTTCGTATTCAGAAAAAGTTGTAGGATTACAGAAAAAGGTAAATGATTTCATGGAAGCACATATTTTCCCGAATGAAAAGGTGTATAACGAACAGTTAAATAAACAGGAAAGTCGCTGGTCTGACACTCCTGCCATTATGGATGAGTTAAAGAAAAAGGCAAAAGAAGAAGGGTTATGGAACTTATTCTTACCTGAGAGCGAATATGGTGCTGGCTTAACCAATCAAGAATATGCACCACTTTGTGAAATAATGGGAAAATCGATGATAGGACCTGAGGTGTTTAATTGTAGTGCGCCAGATACAGGGAATATGGAGGTATTGGCTCGTTATGGTTCAGAGGAACAAAAGAAACAGTGGTTGGAGCCACTTCTTGTCGGGGAAATTCGTTCTTGTTTTTCAATGACAGAGCCTGATGTTGCTTCAAGTGATGCTACAAATATTCAAACCAGTATTAAAAGAGATGGTGATGAATATGTCATTAATGGACGGAAATGGTGGTCTTCTGGTGCAGGGGATCCTCGCTGCAAAATTGCCATTGTAATGGGGAAAACGGATGAGGCAGCTTCAAAGCATGAACAACAATCGATGATTTTAGTTCCGTTAGACACACCAGGTGTTAAAATTGAGCGTATGCTCCCAGTGTTTGGTTATGATGATGCGCCACATGGTCATGCGGATATTCTTTATGATAATGTGAGGGTACCTGCAGAAAATATGCTTTGGGATGAAGGGAAAGGATTTGCTATTGCACAAGGGCGACTTGGGCCTGGACGAATCCATCATTGCATGCGGTTAATTGGTGCTGCAGAGCGTGCGCTTGAAGATTTATGTAAGCGCGTACAAACAAGGGAGGCTTTTGGTAAAAAGATAGCGGAACAAGGTGTTGTGCAAGAATGGATTGCTGATTCTCGAATCAATATTGAACAAGCACGTTTATTAACATTAAAAGCTGCCTATATGATGGATACGGTTGGCAATAAAGAGGCGAAGGCAGAGATTGCGATGATTAAAGTTGTCGCACCAAATATGGCGCTGGACGTAATTGACAAAGCAATTCAAGCATATGGAGCTGCAGGTGTTAGTAATGATTTTACCCTGGCATATCATTGGGCGAATGCAAGAACATTAAGACTTGCAGATGGACCAGATGAAGTACATCGTCGTCAGATTGCTAATTTAGAACTACGGAAATATTGA
- a CDS encoding 3-hydroxybutyrate dehydrogenase, translating to MVEDKVVFITGAASGIGYEIGVEFIKNGAKVVFSDIDENKVKEVTEHLRQKGYECIGIKCDVTKEEELQEAINLTVEKYSRIDVLFNNAGLQHVASIEDFSTEKFEFITKVMLVAPFMATKHVFPIMKKQGSGRILNMASVNGLIGFAGKAAYNSAKHGVIGLSKVAALEGADYGITVNALCPGYADTPLVRNQFNDLAKNRNVSVEKVLEEVLYPLVPQRRLLNVQEVSDYALFLASDKAKGVTGQAVVIDGGYTAQ from the coding sequence ATGGTAGAAGATAAAGTTGTGTTTATTACAGGTGCAGCAAGTGGAATTGGTTATGAAATTGGCGTCGAATTTATAAAAAATGGTGCAAAAGTAGTTTTTTCTGACATTGATGAGAATAAAGTAAAAGAAGTAACTGAACACTTAAGGCAAAAAGGATACGAATGCATCGGTATAAAGTGTGATGTGACAAAAGAAGAAGAACTACAGGAAGCAATTAATTTAACGGTAGAAAAATATAGTAGGATTGATGTTCTTTTTAACAATGCAGGGTTACAACATGTAGCGTCAATTGAAGATTTCTCTACTGAAAAATTTGAGTTTATTACCAAAGTTATGCTTGTTGCCCCATTCATGGCAACAAAGCATGTATTTCCAATTATGAAAAAGCAAGGATCTGGTCGCATCCTAAATATGGCATCGGTTAATGGATTAATTGGATTTGCTGGAAAAGCAGCATACAATAGTGCGAAACATGGGGTGATTGGGTTATCAAAAGTAGCAGCATTAGAAGGTGCAGATTATGGTATCACAGTTAACGCGTTATGCCCCGGGTATGCTGACACACCACTTGTTAGGAATCAATTTAATGATTTAGCTAAAAACCGAAATGTATCAGTGGAAAAAGTACTTGAAGAGGTGCTTTATCCGTTAGTACCTCAAAGAAGATTATTAAACGTTCAGGAAGTTTCCGATTATGCATTATTCTTGGCAAGTGACAAGGCCAAAGGTGTAACTGGTCAGGCTGTTGTTATCGATGGTGGGTATACGGCGCAGTAA
- a CDS encoding CdaR family transcriptional regulator: protein MKVLTKKIANAIVEETSIRLHRNVNIMNTEGIIIATRDTFRIGSFHEGALEVLKSGETRIISADKESWGGTQPGVNLPINFQEEIIGVIGVTGDPAEMGDIGELVKMTTELMIRQEFVVSQMEWKQRTKEMIIEQLMKREPSFNDIDRGLSLLRINFEQPFTTMVIQITERTITNQKLIRKLEETIGDENGIVAFINVNRLIIATSGLEKKEIRRKIESVYALLKKQNVVFRIAYSLPFYKLEEFSQAYLDCDITLKISKHEKEVISFAEIEAKALIYQVDDDITERFSYRVLVNLDENKASTLEAFFVNDLNIQKAADDLYVHRNTFIYRLHKIIEETGYDPRKFRDALILQVALWIWRKGKG, encoded by the coding sequence ATGAAGGTGTTAACGAAAAAAATTGCAAATGCAATTGTGGAAGAAACGTCGATTCGACTTCATCGCAACGTTAATATTATGAATACGGAAGGAATAATTATTGCGACACGAGATACTTTCAGAATAGGGTCTTTTCATGAGGGGGCGCTAGAGGTTCTTAAAAGCGGGGAAACTCGAATTATTTCTGCTGATAAGGAATCATGGGGAGGAACCCAACCTGGTGTTAATCTCCCCATCAATTTTCAGGAAGAAATCATTGGTGTCATAGGTGTTACAGGAGATCCTGCTGAAATGGGAGATATCGGTGAGCTAGTTAAGATGACTACTGAACTTATGATCAGGCAGGAATTTGTCGTCTCACAAATGGAATGGAAGCAGCGGACGAAAGAGATGATCATAGAGCAGTTGATGAAAAGGGAACCTTCGTTTAACGATATTGATAGAGGCCTCAGTTTGCTCCGAATAAATTTCGAGCAACCTTTTACGACGATGGTTATACAAATAACAGAACGAACGATCACAAACCAGAAATTAATTCGAAAATTGGAGGAAACGATTGGAGACGAAAATGGAATAGTCGCATTTATTAATGTGAATCGACTAATTATAGCGACTTCCGGATTAGAAAAGAAGGAAATAAGGAGAAAGATTGAAAGCGTTTATGCTTTATTGAAGAAACAAAATGTTGTTTTTAGGATTGCTTACAGTTTACCTTTCTATAAGTTAGAAGAATTCAGCCAGGCTTATTTGGACTGTGATATAACGTTGAAAATAAGTAAACATGAAAAAGAGGTTATCTCCTTTGCTGAAATTGAAGCAAAAGCTTTAATTTATCAAGTCGATGATGACATTACAGAGCGGTTTTCTTATCGGGTGCTGGTAAATTTGGACGAAAATAAGGCAAGTACATTGGAAGCCTTTTTTGTGAATGATCTTAATATCCAAAAGGCAGCCGATGATTTGTATGTGCATCGAAATACGTTTATTTATCGGCTTCATAAAATTATAGAAGAAACAGGTTATGATCCGAGGAAGTTTCGAGATGCTTTGATATTGCAGGTGGCATTGTGGATTTGGCGGAAGGGGAAGGGATGA
- a CDS encoding glycerate kinase, with translation MKIIIAPDSFKGSLTAIEAAQAMNKGIKKAFSDAETVLLPVADGGEGSMETLVSATNGKIEHVQVVGPLGSKVEAAYGILGDSETCVIEMATASGLNLVPDEQLSPLRATTYGTGQLIKQALDDGFSSFIIGIGGSATNDGGAGMLQALGLQILDKNGNEIGYGGCELSKINQIDMRSFDKRIKDCNFIIASDVQNPLIGANGASAIFGPQKGATAEDVALLDGNLTHWADEVAEITDIKLHDLPGAGAAGGIGGAFQAFFPFVMKRGIDVVLDYIKLDEKVMGADLIITGEGQVDSQTASGKTPMGVAQAAKRRDVPTIIIAGAVGKGIEVLYDFGVISANSIINSPMPLEEAIERAAELVELSAEQVVRSYFYQKINGSGRVNT, from the coding sequence ATGAAAATCATTATCGCACCAGACTCATTTAAAGGAAGTTTAACCGCCATAGAGGCAGCTCAGGCGATGAACAAAGGAATTAAAAAAGCATTTTCTGATGCAGAAACGGTGTTATTGCCGGTGGCTGATGGTGGAGAAGGGAGCATGGAGACACTGGTTTCAGCTACCAATGGAAAAATAGAGCACGTCCAGGTTGTCGGGCCTTTAGGCAGTAAAGTAGAAGCAGCTTATGGCATATTGGGAGACAGTGAAACATGTGTGATTGAAATGGCAACAGCATCAGGGTTAAACCTTGTTCCAGACGAGCAACTTTCTCCATTAAGAGCAACTACTTACGGCACTGGTCAATTAATTAAACAAGCACTGGATGATGGGTTCTCTTCCTTTATAATTGGTATTGGAGGATCGGCGACAAATGATGGAGGAGCTGGAATGCTGCAAGCACTGGGACTGCAAATTTTAGACAAAAACGGAAATGAAATCGGTTACGGTGGCTGTGAATTAAGTAAAATTAATCAAATTGACATGAGGTCTTTCGATAAACGTATCAAAGACTGCAACTTTATTATCGCATCAGATGTACAGAATCCACTTATCGGAGCAAATGGGGCTTCTGCTATTTTTGGTCCACAAAAAGGGGCAACAGCTGAGGATGTAGCATTGCTGGATGGAAATCTAACGCATTGGGCGGATGAGGTTGCAGAGATAACGGATATAAAACTACATGACCTACCGGGTGCTGGTGCGGCTGGTGGCATAGGGGGAGCATTTCAAGCGTTCTTTCCGTTCGTGATGAAACGTGGAATAGACGTGGTCCTGGACTATATAAAACTGGATGAAAAGGTAATGGGTGCCGACCTTATTATTACCGGAGAAGGTCAGGTTGATAGTCAAACAGCTTCTGGAAAAACCCCGATGGGAGTCGCTCAGGCTGCAAAAAGGAGAGACGTCCCAACAATTATTATTGCGGGGGCAGTAGGAAAAGGGATTGAGGTACTCTATGATTTTGGAGTGATAAGTGCCAACAGTATTATCAATAGTCCTATGCCTTTGGAGGAAGCGATTGAAAGGGCAGCAGAATTGGTTGAATTGAGTGCTGAACAAGTTGTCCGGTCTTATTTTTATCAGAAGATAAACGGTAGTGGGAGGGTAAATACATGA
- a CDS encoding 2-keto-3-deoxygluconate permease yields the protein MRIKESVEKVPGGLMVIPLLLGTTLNTIDQMHIPFVMDILKALGAPETEEGYYEFLQIGGFSQELFKDSALVLIALFLFCVGSQMNLKIGGRALKKGTLITTSKYLSGLGVGMAFGFFFDPWSGILGLSTLAIVAGMTNSNSGMYAALTGQYGNRSDVGGLSILAINDGPFLTLVSLGIIGTAFPMISFIAVLLPIGIGMILGNLDPKIREFLAPGETLTIPFFAFSLGAGMNLAVFFNPSVLAGGLVIAVFTFVISSGMGILAFKLFKEKSYIAPIAEASTAGNATATPAAVASAASVAVGSGAMTAAEYEMIQNIVPIATAQISIATITTSLLCPLGVILMDRYQRRRGIDGTREDLGIKKEKNKEETKHAANN from the coding sequence ATGAGAATAAAAGAGTCGGTAGAAAAAGTGCCAGGGGGTTTAATGGTGATCCCACTTCTTTTAGGGACAACACTAAACACAATTGATCAAATGCATATTCCATTTGTAATGGATATTCTAAAAGCACTCGGCGCACCAGAAACAGAAGAAGGATATTATGAATTTTTACAAATTGGCGGGTTTTCTCAAGAACTTTTTAAAGACAGTGCACTCGTCCTTATCGCTTTATTCTTGTTTTGTGTTGGTAGTCAGATGAATTTAAAAATAGGCGGAAGGGCTTTAAAAAAAGGTACCTTAATCACCACATCAAAATATCTTAGCGGTCTAGGAGTTGGAATGGCATTCGGATTTTTCTTTGATCCATGGAGTGGAATATTAGGGTTATCAACTTTAGCAATTGTAGCCGGAATGACAAATAGTAACAGTGGAATGTATGCTGCTTTAACCGGACAATATGGAAATAGATCCGATGTAGGAGGATTGTCCATTCTCGCGATTAATGATGGGCCCTTCTTAACACTAGTATCGTTGGGTATTATAGGAACTGCTTTCCCTATGATTTCCTTCATTGCTGTATTATTACCAATCGGGATTGGAATGATATTAGGAAATCTAGATCCAAAAATACGTGAATTTCTAGCACCGGGGGAAACGTTAACAATACCTTTCTTCGCATTCTCTTTAGGAGCAGGTATGAATTTGGCAGTCTTCTTTAACCCTTCTGTCCTTGCAGGTGGATTAGTTATCGCTGTTTTTACCTTTGTAATTTCTAGCGGAATGGGAATCCTTGCATTTAAACTTTTCAAGGAAAAAAGTTATATTGCCCCAATTGCTGAGGCATCTACAGCAGGAAATGCTACCGCAACACCTGCAGCAGTGGCTTCGGCTGCCTCTGTAGCAGTAGGTTCAGGGGCTATGACAGCAGCGGAATACGAAATGATACAGAATATTGTTCCGATTGCTACAGCACAAATTTCCATAGCAACCATCACAACCTCTCTACTCTGCCCACTTGGGGTAATTCTGATGGATAGATATCAAAGGAGAAGAGGAATTGATGGAACCCGTGAAGATCTAGGAATAAAGAAAGAGAAAAATAAAGAGGAAACCAAACATGCAGCAAATAATTAA